The DNA segment TATCTTAAGCAAAGCACAAGCTTCAAAAGAATCTAAAGAAGCTGCACAAAAAGTAATCGATGCTGCTAAAGAAACTGTTAAAAAAGGTAACTTAGAAGACATCAAGAAAGTTCCTGCACAAATCGCAGAAGCTATTAAAGGATTAAAACCAGGTGCTACAACAATCGATATCCAACGTGTTGAAGAAGCAATTAAATCTGGTGAAGAAGCAATTAAATCTGTAGAAAGCCAAGGAATTGGTTCACAAGATAAAGAACGCGTTCAAGCTGTAAAAGATGCAATTGAAAATGCTAAAAAAGTAATTGCTGACATGAAGAAAGGCGACGCTTCAACTGAAGATGCAGATAAAGCAATCCAAGCTATTGAAGACGCAATTAATGAATTAGGTGCTCCAGCAACAACTATTTCATTAGAACAATTACGTGAAGCTATTCATGAAGCTGAACGTTTATATAGAGCTACTGAAAATGCAGCAGTTACAGGACGTGATGAATTAGGTAAAGAAATTAAAGCAGCTAAAGATTTATTAGCATCAGCTAAAGACGGTAAAGTAACAAATAAACAAGTTACAGACGAAATCAAAAAATTAGAAGATGCAATGAATAACGTTAAATTTGATAAAAAAGATTTATTGGATGAAGTTGCAGCTGTTCAAAAATTAGCTTCAAACGTTTACATGACTAAAGATGGCGAAGAAAAATTTGTTAAAGCTATGACGGCAATCATGAACTTAGATGCTAATAGTGATAACTATGGAAAATTCTTAGAAGCTAAATCAGTGTTAGCTGACGCTAAAGCAGGTTTAGAAAAACAACCTAACAAAGCGGATGGAGAAGCTTTAAACAAAGCAATGAACCGTGTTAAAGAATTAGCTAAATTACCTAACCAAGGTAAAGATTTATACGGAACTCCTGCATTAAAAGAAGCTTACAACAAAGCAAATCAATTAATGACAGAAATGAAAAAAGTAACTGATAAAGAAAATAAAGCTACAGTGAAAATTTCTAAAGCTGAAGTAGAAAAAGCTACTCAAGATTTAAACTTAGCATTCGATAACTTAGGTTTAAATGAAGATGCTTTAAATACATTCATCAAAGCAGCTAAAGATTTAGAATCTAAAGATGACAAATTTACAAATAATGTAGAATTCAAAAAAGCTGTAGTAGACTTAGAAGTAGCAGCTAAAGATACTCATTTTGAAAATTACGGTAAAATCGTTGATGCAGCTAGAAAAGTTTATGACATGATGATCCAAGATTTACAAACTGTATATAACGGAGTATTACCTTGGAATAATAATCAAGCAGAAGTAAATCCAGAAGTTAATGTGATTTCTCCTAAATTAGGTGTGAAAGCTATTAAAGAAGATACAGCAGCTACACCTGGTACTACTTTATCTCAAAAAGAATTTGTATCAGATATTGTTTCTAAAGCTGGACATGTAGCAGATTACTATACTAAGGATTCATATGATAAATTTGCTACAGCATTGACAGTAGCACAAACAATTCTTGCAGATGCAAAAACTAAAGATAAAGTAAGTTCTTCTGCTTCAGTTTCAGCGCAAGCAGGTGTTCAAGTAAACAATGCAATGAAAGAATTAGTTGATGCACAAGAAGGATTACGTTTTAATAAAGATAAATTAATTGAATTTTCAAATAATGGTCATGCCGCAGTACAAAAATGGCAAATTGAAGCTAAAAAAGCAGTTTCACAAAAACAAAAATCAGGAGCAACAGCAACTGTATCTACAGTAGAACAAGTTGAAGCTAATGGTAAAGCAGCTAACCAAGGATTCTGGGCTTTAGGTTACCAACAAAATGGTAAATGGATGGGTCACAAAGATGAATCAGGAAAAACTTTCTTAGAAGGTTTAACAGATGAACAATTAAAACCTAACAAAGAAAATGCAGAAAAATTAGCTCAAATGATGTATAATGCAGAAAATGACTACTATACATATGCATATACTGTAGCACCTCAATTAAAAAAATAATTAATTGAATACATAAAAACCCTAGAAATGTCTCTAGGGTTTTTTCTTTTCCCAGATGTTTTTTTATATACTATGACTTTGTGATAATATAATCATAGGGTATAAAGAAAGGGGAAACTATAAAATGAAAAAAAGGAAGTTATTCTATTTAGGGACGGTCCTGATTTTACTTTTAGGACTCTTTGTCCCTTCTTTGTCTTCCACGATTTTTGCTAAGGAAGTGTCATTAATAGGGACAGATCACCCAATTGTAACAACTGACAGTGGACAATCTGTAGGACCGAATCAGAGTACAAATCGATATAAATATTATAAGGTATCTTATGATTGGTCAGTGCCAAAAGGAGAAACTATAGAAGCAGGAGATACAGCTACTTTTCCATTACCTAAAAATATTCAAATTTTAAATGATACTACATTTGATGTGACAACAAAAGATGGGAAAGTAATTGGTAAGTTTACAATTAAAAAAGGAGCTTCTAGCGGTGTATTGACTTTTAATGATTATATTTCTAAACATCATTTACAAAATGTTAAAGGAACACTAGAATTTTGGGGAAATGGCATTCAAGGAAGTTCCTATGAATATCAGGAAATTAATAAAGTTTCTTGGGTAGATGATAATGGGAAGCCAACGTGGTATATTTTGTATAATCCAAATTCTGAAAAAAGAACGAATGTCACCATTACAGATCAATTATCGGGACCACAAAAGTTAGATAAAGACTCTATTGAAATTCAATTTGGTACTGTGGCTAATGGAAAATTTGTTGCTGACTCTCCACAACCAAAAGTAGAGTATACTATTGTGAAAAGAGAAGATGGATTTACATTAAAAATTCCGAAGTTAAATCGAGCTGTACAAGTTATTTATCATTCTACACCTACAAAAGCAGGAGATTTAAATTTATCAAACAAAGTTCAAGGAAAATCTGATCAATTAGGAGTAAAGCAAAATTCTTCTTCGATTCAGGTAGGAGGTTCAGGAAATGCTAGTGGGGATAAACCAATAGAACCTAGCACCTCAGAGATTTCAAGCAGTGAAAAAGAAAGTTCAAATAGTGATTCTATGACAAGCTCAGAGAATACAATGACTTCTAATAGTGATGAAAGTCAATCAAGTATAGAAACTACAGATTCATCAATTCAAGATACAATATCAAGAAGTGAAGAGGATACGATAGAATCAACAAAAGAAACTTCTGTCCAACCTATTCCTTCTACAACATCTACAGAATACAGTGAAGATTCAATAATAAAACCTACAACTTCATCAGATTTTAGTACAGATATAGTAGAAGATACTAGTTCAACAAATGAAGGAACAAAAGTAACAACTTCTATTAGCACAGATTCTAAAAGAAAATCAGATTCTAACGATGAAGACTTCGTAGGAAAAGGATCTGAAACGGATTCTTTTGCTAATGAAGAGTCTTCTACTACTACAGAAGAAGGAACTTTGATAAATACATATTCTAGTCAAAAGGCAAAGATAATTCCAAAATCAAATCATTCATCAGAAGATACCTCAAATTCTAATGATGATTTGCCTCAAACAGGAGCAAAGAGTAAAAAATATTTGATGCTTATAGGAACAATGCTAGTTTCATTAGTAACTATCTTTGGAATTTTCTGTGCTCAAAAAGAAAAAGAATAAAAGATTGAAGAACAGAGAAATAAAATACTCTGTTCTTTTTTGTTTTTGATTCAAAAATAAAATACATTTGTTTTTAAGGTTTAGATGAGTAGAAAATGGAAAAAAAGAAGAAAAAGATATTTCTTTATAATTCAAAAGAGGAATGGTAATAAAATTATATTGTCTTTAAAAGGTAAAAGCGTAAAGAAAAAAATGATACATAAAATTGTATATTTATTGATAAAATAAAAGTATCAAATACAAAATCGAACGATAAAAATAAAAAGGAAAAAAGAGGAAAATAGAAATGAAAAAGAAGATACCTATTACCGCAGCAAGCTTGATGGGATTGCTTTTTGCTCCAGCTGTGATGGAAGCGGAAGCAAAAGATAAAAGTAAAAGTTTATACTCAGAACATCAAGCACCAGAAATTTATGGTACGAAAAAAGCAATTGTTCACCAATCAGATAAAATTTCTATTATTGATCCTCGTTATCGTGTATTAGCGATGGATTTTGAAGATGGAGATTTAACAAATAAGATTCAATTGGTGTCTATTGATAATAATCAAGATTATCATTCTCTCATCGATGCTAAAACAGGAGAATTAAAAAACTTATCTTTAGGAAAACATACTTTATTATATCGAGTAACAGATAAACATGGGAATACGACTGAATTTACAACAGAAATTGATGTGAAAGAAGATTCGAAAGAACATTCAAAAGATACAATTGAAAAAACAATTCGCTCTGCTCCGTATTCAGGAAATACAATGAATACACTAATGAAACGTGGAGATGAGCATGATCGTCAAATGCTAGGAATTCAATTAGATCCTGGTCAAGGTATTGATATTAAAATTAAAGATAGACCATCAGGTGGTGGAAATCTATACGTTGATATTATGACTGATGGAAATAAAAAAGATGTTTACCACCAACAAATTAATGGAAATTCCAGACATTTAAGAGCAAAAACAATTGATGAAGCTTCAAATATAAAAGGAACAAAAGATCCTGCAGGAGTACCTTTTATTTCTACACCAAGAAATAATTATGAACAAGGAAGTGATGCTCGTCCTTATACGGTAGAATACACGGTAGGACATGAAGCACGTCGCTTGCCTTATTATCATACAGGAGACAATCAAGAGTTATTTTTTAACTTTTGGGAAAAAGAAACAAAAGCACATCGTAGAGAAGTAAAATTAAATAATAATAAATCAGAAGTAAGAGATACTGGTTATGCGGTGTTAGAAGGACAACATCATTTAATGTTGATTCCTGCAAATACAAGAGAAGAAATTAAGAAAAGATTTGCAGGAGAACGTACTTTAGATGATTTAAATACTGAATTTGTCCGTTTATTTAAGCAATATGATACTTTTGTAGGATTAGAACTAGATCCAGAAGATCGTATTAATCAACGTACTTATACAAAATATTATATGCGTCCAGACCAAAATGGATTGCCAGGTTCAGCTGCTTATTATGTTTCTCCGTGGATTGCCCAAACTGGAGATAAAATGACTTGGTTTAGTACGATGGGATGGGGAACGTTCCATGAAATCGGTCACGGATATCAAGGAAGAAATCATGTAGATACGATTGATTATATGGAAGTAACAAATAACATTCTTGCGTATTATGCTCAACATAATGAAAAAATTGCTGGAAAGCTAAATAGCTATTGGATGGATATGGATAAAGATGCAGAAGGTTGGCAAAAGCATCGTATGAATGCTTTGAAGAGTCGTTTACCTGGATCTGAGGGAGAAGTAGAAATTAATGAAATGCGTTGGCGTTTGTATGCTAAGGGAATGGATGTAAAAGCACGTCTTTTCTTCTTCTTAAACATGTTAGAATCTTTGAATCCAAAAAATCCAAGTGAACCTTGGGGAAAAGTGAATGAACAAATTCGTATCCAAAAACGAGATACAGGAAATACAGATACAATTCCGAATCAACTATTGCGTGCTTTTTATGAAAAATATGGTGTAGATATTACTCCTTATTTGATTGAATGGGGAACGAATCGTCCTCTAAGTAATAAGAAAAATTATGATATGCAACGAAATGGAGACCAAATGGTACAATTGCGTGACGTTGTATACAATAAAGAAAAATTGAAAGAAATCACAAGTGAATTAGGAGTAAAAGAATATGGATTAGTTCGTACGAGTGATTTAATAAAACGAAATGTAGAAGGAAAAGCAAAAATCCGACTAAAAGTATCAGATGAAGATATGGAAAAACTAAAAGGTAAGAAAATCCTTCTATATAATAAAGGGAAAATTGTTAAAGAGGTGACAATTGGTGATTCCAAAGACATTGATGTGAAGATTCCCGTAGGAGCTTATGCTGTAGAATTTCCTAAAATTTATGATGGGGATGATTATAAATATACTTATGAAATGCCATATGTCTTCTCAACTGACCAAGAAGTAGATCAAAAAGCGAAAACTACATTTCCACAGTACTATACAAGTTGCTACTATAAAAAAGAGAAAAAGAAAACGTTATCCAAAGATTCTATGGTTGTACTAGGGAAAGATAGTAAATCAAAAGAAGTATCTGCTATTAGCGCAACTATTTATCCAGATGAAAAACATGGACGAAGTGAATTGAAATTTAAAATTAATAATGACGCCAAAGTTGTAGGGAAGACAACAGTAAGTCTTTATACTCAGCTTGTTCCTAATACTGATTATTTTCTTAGTGCACCAGATGTAGTATACACTGCAGAAAAAGATGGAAAATTTACTAGAACGGATGGAAGAAAAGATAATTTCCAAATTGCCGATAATGATATTCTTGCCATTACCACGACAGATGATAATTATCAAAATGTACGTAATTATAGTGAAACTGGTAAAGAATATGAATTTAATCGCCCAAAAACAGAAACTACCTACTATCGTATGAGCAATAAAGGGTTCCGCGAAGCACATTTAAAACCTATAGAAGTAGAAGATTTACTATATCAACAAGAGAAGTTAAAAACGCTAAAAGAATTAGAAAGTAAGGTCAATAATTTACCTGAAGATTTCTATTCTAGTCGTAATGATTATGCTCCTTTAAAATCAGAAATTATTGCTTTATATAATAAATTAAAAGGAGAAGACCAAAAGAAATATCAATCTATAGTTGAACAAATTCAGCAAGGTGGGAAACCACAAATTAATTGGAAATCTGCAAAATCAGCAGATGAAAAATTAGTAGTTTCTGATAATAGAGTCAATGATATTGATTGGTATAACGAAATTTCTGTCATTGATCCTGAAGATGGTCGTGTGCCAAAAGATAAAATCAAAATTTCTGAGGATACAAAACGTTGGACAACTCCAGATGAATATAAGATTCATGTAAAAGCAACAGACATGGATGGAAATACGTCAGAACAAGACTTAACCGTTCAAGTAGTACCGGAAAAAGACTTTGAGGAATCTCATACTAAAGAATGTGAAAAACAAATTGATGCTTTAGACTTCTTAGATTCGGAAGAAAAATCACAAGCTAAAGAACAATTGAAAAAAGCTTATACTGCTACTGATTTAAAAGAAGTAGTGACTAAAGCAAAATCAGCGAATGATATCCGTGTTGTAGATGCTCAAAATAAGGTCATGGAACATCTTTCTAAATATAAAGATTTAAGTGGAGAAGAACAAGAAAAAATTCAATCTGCTTTAAAACAATGTCAGACCAAAGAAGAAATGAAAAACTTGCATACAAAAGTTAAAAAAGATGTAGAGACAAGAATTCAAAAAGAATATGATAATTCTCTACAAAAATTAGATGAATGCTCTGAAATTACAGATTCTGAAAAAGAAAAAGTCAAAGAGAAATTAAAAGAGACAACAACACGAGATGACATGAAAAAAATTATGGTTGAAGTGGAAAAAGAAAATCACGAACGTCAATTAAAAGATAAAGAGTCGATTTTCCAATCATTATGCAAAAACTATAAAGATTTATCAGATTCTGAAAAAGACGCAATCAAATTAGCGCTTGATCAGGCAACAACTAAAGAACAATGGCAAGAAATTCGTAAAGAAGTGATAGAAAAAGTAGAAACTCGTCTACAAAAAGAATATGAAAATTCTATAAAAGCCATTGAATCTCTAGATAAACTTTCTTCAGATGAGCGAGCAGAAACGATTGCAGCATTAGAAAAATCACAAACAAGAAAAGAAATGCAAACAATTGTTAAAAAAGCTACAGATGAAAATAATCAACGAAAAGAAGAAGTTGAGTCAGGAATTAAAGAACAAATCCAACAAATGAAAGATTTAAGTCCTCAAGAAAAAGAAGAAGTATTTTTAGCATTAGATAAACTTTCTAGTAAAGAAGAAATGGAAGCTATCCTATCTGTAGTAAAAGAAAAAGTAAAACAACGTGTTGAACATGCTTATCTTCTTGCTCAACAACAAATTTCAGCTTTTGGCTTCTTGCCAAAAGAAAAACAAGAAGAATTAGAAGCGAAATTAAAACAAGTAGAGTCACGAGAAGAAATTGCTAAAATTGTAAAAGAAGCAACACAGGAAAATGAAACGCAGAAAGAAGCAGAACAAAATAAAGTTATTGATATGATTCAAAATTCTAGCTTGAGTGAAGAAGAAAAAGCAGATTGGGTTCAAAAAGTCGAAGCTGCAACTTCAAAAGAAGAGTTAGAAGAAATTAAAGAAACAGTAGATAAAGTTGAAGAAGAAAATAAAGATCAATGGCAAGAACAAAAAGAACAATTAATAAAAGAACTTTCTTACTATTCTTTCTTAACTACAAAAGAGAAAAATATAGCGAAAGAAGCAATCTTGCAAAGTAAATCTTTAGAGTCATTAAATCATATTCGCAAAACGCTACAAAAAGTAGAACAAGAACGTTTGAATCAAGGAAAAGAAGAACTAACTGAAGCGATTCTGAAAGAAAATGCTTTGTCTACCGAAGCAAAAGAATATTTCTTAGCGCAATTAAAAGATGCCCGTACAAAAGAAGCACTAGAACAAATTCAAAAAGAAGCATGGAAATTAATTGCAGATAAAGAAAATCAACTTCATCCATTAAAAGCGCAAGTAAAAGAGTGGATTGAAAAGAATAGTTTCCTAACAGATACTGAAAAATTAAATGCTCAACGTAAATTAAATGCACTTCAAAGTGAAAAAGCAATTTATCATTTTGCTGAAGAGTTACAAGACAAAACAAAAGAAATTCGTAAAGTTTTGGAAGAAAAGATGCGCGATGGAATTCAAGCGTTAACTTTCTTATCAAAAGAAGATAAAGCGTATTATATTCAATTCATTTATCAAGCACAAGATAAAAGAACGATGGAGTCTATCTTTTCTTATGCAAAAGAAATGAATCGTTACTATGAAGGAAATGAATTAAATAAAAAGCAACGTGAATTAAAAGCACGCATTCAACGCTTAACTCTTCCTACTGAAGAAAAAGAAAAATTACTTCAAAAAGTGATTGATGCAAAATATTTAGCAGAATTGGAAATGATAGAAGGAAGTATTCAGTCTGCTGAGAAAGAATATTTAGAAAAACAAAAACAAGAAGTAGAAAAAGAATTAGCTTCTTATCAATTAACCACAGAGCAACGCCAATCTCTGTTACATCAATTAGAAAAAGCTCAATCTGAAGTGGAATGCAAAGAGATTATTCAAAAAGCCAAAGAATATCATAAAGAAAACACGAAACCAAAATTCCATAAAGATCATGGATATGTAACCTTTAAGAATAACCATACTACTATTTGGAATGATGTTTTCTTAGAAAAAGAGCGTAGTCATTCTAGTAAATATTTAGGCCAAATTTTGAAAGTAAAAGGATTTTACATTATTCAAGGACAAAAATATTACACATTATATACTTCAGATAATCAATGGATTGGATATGTTAAAGCAAGTGAATTAAATGAAATGGAAGATCCATGGACACTACGTTCTACTTCTTCTTTTAAAGTAAAAGTAAATCGTAAAAACTATACTATCTGGCGTAATTTGTCTTTTAAAGTGAAAAAATCAGATACTAATACACATTATAAAAAAGTATACAAAGTGAAACGTACCTACTATCACTTCAACGGTTATACTTATTACAGTTTGTATGATCATAAGGATCAATGGGTTGGATATGTAAATAAAGACGCAGTTGTCAAAAAATAAAAAATAAGCTCTAGAATTTTCTAGAGCTTATTTATTTATTGTGAAAGAAATGAAATAATAAAGAAGAAAAAATAAAAAAGGGAAAAGGGAATTATGGAGTACTATTCATTTTTAGATGAAATTGAAAAAGAAGAAATGAAAAAAATGGCGGATGAAATTGATTCAGAAGAAGCTTATTATACAATCCAAGATGCATTGAAAAACTTAGATTATACACGACTTGTAGAAAAAAGAGAACTTATCGAAAAACAAATTGAAAAAAGAGAAGATTTGTCACCATTAGCACAAAAATATTGGTCTTATAAAATTGAAAATTCAAGAACACAAGATACTCTGCGTAAACTTCAATATCGTATTTCTTATTTATCAGCAGAAGATAAAGAACAGCTTGAACAAATCAAGATATGGGAAAAAGAAGATATCTTACAAGATGATTTTTTTACAAAAGAAGAAAGAGAAATGCAAATAAAGACATTACAAGCACTGATTTATCAAGAAGGAGTTTATTCTTTCTTGTTTCAGAGGAATGAAGAAAGAAAAGAGCGATATTTTCAAACTATACAAGAATCATCAAAGCTTATAGATATAACTACTTTTTTATCTGAAAAAGAAAAGCAATACTTTATTTCCTTATTAGCTAAAGTAGAAACAAAGGCAAAAATGAAGGAAATTGTGCAAAAGGCAAAAAGAAAAAATTATTCTTATGAAGAACAAAGAATATCTCAGAAAAAAGAAGCAATACTTACAGCAGTGCGTGATTCCTCTTTAGAAGAAAAATGGATTTATCAAATACAAGAAGCAAAATATATTGCTGAATTAGAAGCAATTATTGAGCAATTAAAATGGCAGTTTGATCAATAATAAGAGAACCAAAAAAATGATAATATTAAAGCCTTTCTTATTATTTTTTAAATTTTATATAATTAAAAAAATTTTTCCTATAGTATGTTAAAAATTGGAAATGACTTCCCACAATAATTCATTATAATGAAATTAACATCAAGAGATTTGAAAAGTACTAGAAAGAACAGTGTTTTCTATTTTCATATCTTTGAATTTTGCTTAAAAGTTAGATATATAGTTGAAGTTAAATAATTCAAATTATTATCACTTTTGAGATTTAAGAGTTAGAATGTGGATGTAAATAATTTATTTATAGGGAAAAATTTAAAATTAAGAGGTAAGAATATGAGTAAAAAAGCAATTTTAAGCGCATTACTAGTTTCTTCTGCATTATTAGGGGCTACAGCTGCTAACGCTGCTACTTCTGATATTAAAGCAGAAAGCAAAAAAGTAACAGTATGTACAGACAAAGCTAAATTATACAAAGATTCAAAATTAAAAGAATCAACAACACCTAAAAATGGTACTGTCTATCAAGTAGATGGCTATCGTAATATTGATGGTAAACATGTATATCGTGTATACCAAACAGATAAAGATGGTAAAAAAGCTTATCGTGGATACATCGATAGTAAAGATACAAAAGATTTCAACGCTGAAAAAGCAAAAGGTCAATTTGTATTAAATGGAAAAGCTAACGTATGGAAAAACTTTTACTGGACAGAAAAAGATACTAATACTGCAGAACGTGTAGTATTTGCGAAATATGAATATACATTAGGTAACGGTGCAAAATATTACTCAGTATATTCTAAAGACGCTGAAGGAAAAGAAGTATGGCAAGGGTATACTTCAAAATCTAACTTAAAAGAAGTTACTTCAACAAAAGAAAGTAAATATGTTGCATTGAAAAAAGATACTAAATCTTATGCAAACTTATACTTCCAACAAACAAAAGGAAACTTCGATGTGAAGAGTGGTGTAAACTTTAAAGTTACTCGCTACTACACAATTGATGGTAAAAAATATTACTCAACAGAACAAGCTAAAGGGGCATGGACAGGTTATGTAGATTCTTCAGTAGTAGAAGATCTAACAGCTGAAAAAGTAGCCGCAGCAGATTCTAAAGTACAAGTAGAAAAAGACTGGAACACATATAGTGACCACTTCTACACTAAAAAAGCAAAATTAGCAGACTACAAAGGTAAAGACTTAACTGCAAAATATGTATACACTTACGGAAATGGTAAGAAATATGCTTCATTATACGATGGAGACACATGGGTAGGTTATGCCAATGTAGAAGCTTTGAAATTCATTAGCGATGATGTAACTTCAGCAAATATTGAAGACTTACAAAATGCAATTAAAGATGCACAAGAAGTAGTGAAAAATGATGCAGATTTAACAGGAGTAGATAAAGTTAAAGACGCATTAGCAGCAGCTGAAAAAGTATTAGCAGATGCGAAAAAAGGTAATGCAACACAAGCTCAAATTAATGATGCTGTGAAAAATATTCAAGATGCAATCAAAGCTGTAAAAGTGGATAAAGCAGATTTAGAAAAAGAAATCAAAGAAATCGAAGCTTTAGCGAAAAATGTTTACTTAACAAAAGATCAAGAAGATCAATTAAATAAAACATTAGCTGATGTACAAAAAGTAGCTGATGATTTATCACAAGAAAACATTGATGCAGTGAAAAAAGCACAACAAACATTAGTAAAAGCAAAAGAAGAATTACAAAAACAACCTACAGCAACTGAAGGTAAAGCTTTAAATGATGCATTACAAAAAGCACAAAAATTAGATAAATATGGAGATGTCCTATTCCAAAACTTTGGTCTTGTAAAAGCAACATATAATGATGCAGAACAAATCATGAATGAATTGAAAAAAGATTCAGATAAAGGAAACACAGCGACAACACCATTAACAGCAGCTGATGTGAAGAAAGTTACAGATGCATTAAATGATGCATTAAACAACTTACAAATCAATGCTGAAAACACAAAATGGTTCTACAACCAAGCAAAAGGTGCAATTGCTAAATTAGACTCAGCAGATCAAGATGCTGCAAATAAAGCATTACAAGCATTTGTAGATGTTGCTAAAAAAGGAACAGCTAAAAACTTCAAACAAATCGTAGAAGCAGCAAATAATTTAGTAAATGCAATCAATGATGCTCAAAACAAAGAATTAAAAGCAGCTATTGATAAAGCAAATGAAATCATCAAAGAAAATGATGCAGCAAAACCAGGAAACCAAGGTACTAACGAAGACTTCTATACAGAAAAAACATTTAATGCATTAAAAGAAGCTGTAGCGGAAGCTCAAAAAGCATTAGACTTAAAAGTTTCAGACATTCATAAAGATAATATGTATGACAAACAAACTACAAAAGTTGCTTTAAACAATGCTATTAAAGGATTACAAATCGCTCATTGGAAATACACTGAACAAGATGGAAAAATTATCTTAACAGAATATATTCCTTTAGCAATTAATGGAAATCAAAAGGCTGCAAACAATATCATTTATCGTCAAGATAAAATTGTTATTCCTGGTAAATTAAAAGGTAAATCAGTAGAATTAGATATTCAAACAGTGGATAATTATTTATATCCAATTGTTAAAAGTGGAGAAAAAACTTCTGACGGTAAAACTATTAATGGTCAGAAAGTTCCAGTAACCTTTAAAGAAGTCGATGGTCAAAAAGTAACTACAGGAAAACAATTAGATGGAACATTTGCTTACATGGGAACTATTGATGTGTCTGGATTAGATACTTCAAATGCGGAATCCTTTGCTAGCACATTTAAAGGTAATACAAGTGCAACGATTAAAGGAATTGAAAACTTAAATACTGCAAAAGGTAAAAACTTTGGTGAAATGTTCTCATCTGCTCTTTCTATCTCATCATTAGATTTATCTAAATGGAATATGGAATCAGCAACAACTATTAAATCTATGTTCTTCAATACACCAAAATTAACTAACCTAAACTTAAGTGGGTGGAAATTAACAAATATTTCA comes from the Catellicoccus marimammalium M35/04/3 genome and includes:
- a CDS encoding M60 family metallopeptidase — encoded protein: MKKKIPITAASLMGLLFAPAVMEAEAKDKSKSLYSEHQAPEIYGTKKAIVHQSDKISIIDPRYRVLAMDFEDGDLTNKIQLVSIDNNQDYHSLIDAKTGELKNLSLGKHTLLYRVTDKHGNTTEFTTEIDVKEDSKEHSKDTIEKTIRSAPYSGNTMNTLMKRGDEHDRQMLGIQLDPGQGIDIKIKDRPSGGGNLYVDIMTDGNKKDVYHQQINGNSRHLRAKTIDEASNIKGTKDPAGVPFISTPRNNYEQGSDARPYTVEYTVGHEARRLPYYHTGDNQELFFNFWEKETKAHRREVKLNNNKSEVRDTGYAVLEGQHHLMLIPANTREEIKKRFAGERTLDDLNTEFVRLFKQYDTFVGLELDPEDRINQRTYTKYYMRPDQNGLPGSAAYYVSPWIAQTGDKMTWFSTMGWGTFHEIGHGYQGRNHVDTIDYMEVTNNILAYYAQHNEKIAGKLNSYWMDMDKDAEGWQKHRMNALKSRLPGSEGEVEINEMRWRLYAKGMDVKARLFFFLNMLESLNPKNPSEPWGKVNEQIRIQKRDTGNTDTIPNQLLRAFYEKYGVDITPYLIEWGTNRPLSNKKNYDMQRNGDQMVQLRDVVYNKEKLKEITSELGVKEYGLVRTSDLIKRNVEGKAKIRLKVSDEDMEKLKGKKILLYNKGKIVKEVTIGDSKDIDVKIPVGAYAVEFPKIYDGDDYKYTYEMPYVFSTDQEVDQKAKTTFPQYYTSCYYKKEKKKTLSKDSMVVLGKDSKSKEVSAISATIYPDEKHGRSELKFKINNDAKVVGKTTVSLYTQLVPNTDYFLSAPDVVYTAEKDGKFTRTDGRKDNFQIADNDILAITTTDDNYQNVRNYSETGKEYEFNRPKTETTYYRMSNKGFREAHLKPIEVEDLLYQQEKLKTLKELESKVNNLPEDFYSSRNDYAPLKSEIIALYNKLKGEDQKKYQSIVEQIQQGGKPQINWKSAKSADEKLVVSDNRVNDIDWYNEISVIDPEDGRVPKDKIKISEDTKRWTTPDEYKIHVKATDMDGNTSEQDLTVQVVPEKDFEESHTKECEKQIDALDFLDSEEKSQAKEQLKKAYTATDLKEVVTKAKSANDIRVVDAQNKVMEHLSKYKDLSGEEQEKIQSALKQCQTKEEMKNLHTKVKKDVETRIQKEYDNSLQKLDECSEITDSEKEKVKEKLKETTTRDDMKKIMVEVEKENHERQLKDKESIFQSLCKNYKDLSDSEKDAIKLALDQATTKEQWQEIRKEVIEKVETRLQKEYENSIKAIESLDKLSSDERAETIAALEKSQTRKEMQTIVKKATDENNQRKEEVESGIKEQIQQMKDLSPQEKEEVFLALDKLSSKEEMEAILSVVKEKVKQRVEHAYLLAQQQISAFGFLPKEKQEELEAKLKQVESREEIAKIVKEATQENETQKEAEQNKVIDMIQNSSLSEEEKADWVQKVEAATSKEELEEIKETVDKVEEENKDQWQEQKEQLIKELSYYSFLTTKEKNIAKEAILQSKSLESLNHIRKTLQKVEQERLNQGKEELTEAILKENALSTEAKEYFLAQLKDARTKEALEQIQKEAWKLIADKENQLHPLKAQVKEWIEKNSFLTDTEKLNAQRKLNALQSEKAIYHFAEELQDKTKEIRKVLEEKMRDGIQALTFLSKEDKAYYIQFIYQAQDKRTMESIFSYAKEMNRYYEGNELNKKQRELKARIQRLTLPTEEKEKLLQKVIDAKYLAELEMIEGSIQSAEKEYLEKQKQEVEKELASYQLTTEQRQSLLHQLEKAQSEVECKEIIQKAKEYHKENTKPKFHKDHGYVTFKNNHTTIWNDVFLEKERSHSSKYLGQILKVKGFYIIQGQKYYTLYTSDNQWIGYVKASELNEMEDPWTLRSTSSFKVKVNRKNYTIWRNLSFKVKKSDTNTHYKKVYKVKRTYYHFNGYTYYSLYDHKDQWVGYVNKDAVVKK